A stretch of the Neisseria sp. DTU_2020_1000833_1_SI_GRL_NUU_006 genome encodes the following:
- a CDS encoding glycosyltransferase, with translation MPINVSLIVPVYNGGKFVAGLCRHFAGLHKAVEGMEFIVVNDGSTDDTSAQFRQFFNEHPELQAQLIDTPNGGVSRARNIGLSKVRGEYVMFMDHDDNVDPPLMTDLVEKMKRSDADILQFNVDARYPANEDEVIGLADYMDRYPFWSCVWAYIYKRNLLEKAGLKFIEGMKYLEDGVFLTEYFLQCKTVIASNTVVYDYVDNPESAMRSKRTPEQTKKYLDDIGLAVREYTRLLTTPGQPPKVARRLLEIRDSFQFIHLVSMLKSGVSTDELFRRLEENGYDFRMAGYPSKFNRRRDVRLLCHVFRSRLLLKLLAASKIMAKD, from the coding sequence ATGCCGATAAATGTTTCACTAATTGTTCCTGTCTATAACGGCGGGAAATTTGTGGCAGGTTTGTGCCGTCATTTTGCGGGTCTGCATAAGGCTGTCGAAGGGATGGAATTTATTGTTGTAAACGACGGATCTACCGATGATACATCGGCGCAGTTCAGGCAGTTTTTCAATGAACATCCCGAATTGCAGGCGCAGTTGATTGATACGCCCAACGGCGGAGTCAGCAGGGCGCGCAATATCGGTTTGTCCAAAGTGCGCGGGGAATATGTGATGTTTATGGATCATGACGACAATGTTGATCCGCCGCTTATGACAGATTTGGTTGAAAAAATGAAACGTTCCGATGCGGATATACTCCAATTCAATGTTGATGCGCGCTATCCTGCCAATGAGGATGAGGTTATCGGTTTAGCGGATTATATGGACCGCTATCCGTTTTGGTCGTGCGTTTGGGCGTATATCTACAAACGCAACCTGTTGGAAAAAGCAGGTCTGAAATTTATCGAAGGCATGAAATATTTGGAAGACGGCGTATTTTTGACCGAGTATTTTTTGCAATGCAAAACCGTCATTGCCAGCAATACCGTTGTTTATGATTATGTCGATAACCCCGAATCCGCCATGCGCAGCAAGCGTACGCCCGAGCAGACGAAGAAATACCTCGACGATATCGGTTTGGCAGTAAGGGAATATACGCGCCTGCTCACTACGCCTGGGCAGCCGCCCAAAGTTGCCCGCAGGTTATTGGAAATACGGGATTCCTTCCAATTCATCCATTTGGTTTCGATGCTTAAAAGCGGTGTTTCTACGGACGAACTGTTCCGCAGGCTGGAAGAAAACGGCTACGATTTCCGAATGGCGGGCTATCCCAGCAAATTCAACCGCCGCCGCGACGTACGCCTTTTGTGCCATGTATTCCGCAGCCGTTTGCTGTTAAAGCTTCTGGCGGCTTCCAAGATCATGGCAAAAGATTGA